One stretch of Comamonadaceae bacterium OTU4NAUVB1 DNA includes these proteins:
- a CDS encoding fumarylacetoacetate hydrolase family protein, with the protein MKLVSFNHAGQASYGLVEGDRYLQPSADFLGRHPDLVSVLRAGALAELEQNTRDGGTALPSTDVQALPVIPNPAKFICVGLNYKTHVAETKRGDSEHPSLFLRFIDTLAADGDEVLRPSFSERFDWEGELALVIGKGGRHIPAAQAFEHIAGFACLNDISVRDWQRHTHQFTPGKNFPGTAPFGPFLATRDEVPDVSRLTLETRVNGEVMQHASVGDLIFDIPTIIEYVSRFTPLSPGDVIATGTPGGVGDRREPPRYMKEGDVVEVEITGLGILRNRIGTAA; encoded by the coding sequence GCCGACTTTCTCGGGCGCCATCCGGACCTGGTCTCGGTACTGCGCGCCGGCGCCCTGGCCGAGCTCGAACAGAACACGCGCGACGGCGGCACGGCGCTCCCGTCCACCGACGTGCAGGCCCTGCCGGTCATCCCGAACCCCGCCAAGTTCATCTGCGTGGGCCTCAACTACAAGACCCACGTGGCCGAGACCAAGCGCGGCGACAGCGAGCACCCCTCTCTGTTCCTGCGCTTCATCGACACGTTGGCGGCCGACGGCGACGAGGTGCTGCGCCCGTCGTTCTCCGAGCGCTTCGACTGGGAGGGCGAGCTGGCCCTGGTGATCGGCAAGGGCGGGCGCCACATTCCCGCGGCCCAGGCCTTCGAGCACATCGCCGGCTTCGCCTGCCTGAACGACATCAGCGTGCGCGACTGGCAGCGCCACACGCACCAGTTCACGCCGGGCAAGAACTTTCCCGGCACGGCGCCCTTCGGCCCTTTCCTGGCCACGCGCGACGAGGTGCCCGACGTCTCCCGATTGACGCTGGAGACCCGCGTCAATGGCGAGGTGATGCAGCACGCCAGCGTCGGCGACCTGATCTTCGACATCCCGACGATCATCGAATACGTCTCGCGCTTCACGCCGCTGTCGCCGGGCGACGTCATCGCCACCGGCACGCCCGGCGGCGTGGGCGACCGCCGCGAGCCGCCGCGCTACATGAAGGAGGGCGACGTGGTCGAGGTCGAGATCACCGGCCTGGGCATCCTGCGCAACCGCATCGGCACGGCCGCCTGA